In Actinoplanes sp. NBC_00393, a single genomic region encodes these proteins:
- a CDS encoding exopolyphosphatase, protein MKYRLVTRSDFDGLVCAVLLRHLDMIDADNILFVHPKDVQDGVVEITDRDILTNLPYDGRAYMVFDHHHSETLRNDAGVGNHVIDAEAPSAARVIYEHFGGKERFPQVSDDLMRAVDQADSADYSLTDILSPTGWTLLNFLMDSRTGLGRFRNFRISNYQLMMQLIDACIQIQDVHEILAQPDVAERAQLFHDCSARFVDQLHRVCRLDGDVVIVDLRDEEVIEAGNRFMVYALFPEARVSMHIIWGRGKLNTVFACGKSIIDRSSPVDIGEVMLRYGGGGHLAAGTCQVPHDESDRVEREIIDALRTERVVPV, encoded by the coding sequence GTGAAGTACCGGCTCGTGACCCGTAGCGACTTCGACGGTCTCGTGTGTGCCGTGCTGCTGCGTCACCTGGACATGATCGACGCCGACAACATCCTCTTCGTGCACCCCAAGGACGTCCAGGACGGCGTCGTCGAGATCACCGACCGGGACATCCTCACCAATCTTCCGTACGACGGTCGCGCGTACATGGTGTTCGACCACCACCACTCGGAGACGCTGCGCAACGACGCCGGCGTCGGCAACCACGTGATCGACGCCGAGGCCCCGTCCGCGGCCCGGGTCATCTACGAGCACTTCGGCGGCAAGGAGCGGTTCCCGCAGGTCTCCGACGACCTGATGCGGGCCGTGGACCAGGCCGACTCCGCCGACTACTCGCTCACCGACATCCTCAGCCCGACCGGCTGGACCCTGCTGAACTTCCTGATGGACAGCCGGACCGGGCTCGGCCGGTTCCGCAACTTCCGGATCTCCAACTACCAGCTGATGATGCAGCTCATCGACGCGTGCATCCAGATCCAGGACGTGCACGAGATCCTCGCCCAGCCCGACGTGGCCGAGCGCGCCCAGCTGTTCCACGACTGCTCGGCCCGCTTCGTCGACCAGCTGCACCGGGTCTGCCGGCTCGACGGCGACGTGGTGATCGTGGATCTGCGCGACGAGGAGGTCATCGAGGCCGGCAACCGGTTCATGGTCTACGCGCTGTTCCCGGAGGCCCGCGTCTCGATGCACATCATCTGGGGCCGGGGGAAGCTGAACACCGTCTTCGCCTGCGGCAAGTCGATCATCGACCGCAGTTCTCCGGTGGACATCGGCGAGGTGATGCTGCGCTACGGCGGCGGCGGTCACCTCGCGGCCGGCACCTGCCAGGTCCCGCACGACGAGTCGGACCGGGTGGAACGCGAGATCATCGACGCGCTGCGCACGGAACGGGTGGTGCCGGTCTGA
- the zwf gene encoding glucose-6-phosphate dehydrogenase produces MDHAPQLIQERSAPPATLVIFGASGDLTRRKLLPAVESLARHNRLPDQFALVGVARTGMSDEQFAESALGGRSLAEKRQLAGGVRYVAGGYDDPETYKRLAETLDELDAQRGTSGNRLFYLSTPANAFEPVINGLAGAGLNQPREGSFARLVIEKPYGRDLATARELDAVVHSAFDEPQVFRIDHYLGKDTVQNVLALRFANSIFQPIWDRSWVDHVQITVAETLGVGTRGGFYEHAGAMRDIVQNHVLQVLALALMEPPASFGAEGLRNEKVKLLQAIRLPTDRDIAEAAVRGQYTRGGTREELMAGYREEVGVDPLSRTETYAAMRLNVDNWRWAGVPFYVRTGKRLPARLTEVALQFQRPPHLPIPNDQLTGLEADALILRIQPNEGISLRFGAKVPGHSFRVRTASMDFSYESTFAEESPEAYERLLLDALIGDASLFIRSDEVQQCWRIVDPIIEHWEKDNSPIPTYEAASWGPTDADRLIGRHGRKWRNAT; encoded by the coding sequence ATGGACCACGCACCTCAGCTCATCCAGGAGCGCAGCGCCCCACCAGCCACGCTGGTGATCTTCGGCGCCTCCGGCGACCTGACCCGCCGCAAGCTGCTGCCGGCGGTGGAGAGCCTGGCCCGGCACAACCGGCTGCCGGACCAGTTCGCCCTGGTCGGTGTCGCGCGCACCGGGATGAGCGACGAGCAGTTCGCGGAGAGCGCGCTCGGCGGCCGCAGCCTCGCCGAGAAGCGCCAGCTGGCCGGTGGCGTGCGGTACGTGGCCGGCGGCTACGACGACCCGGAGACGTACAAGCGTCTCGCCGAGACCCTCGACGAGCTGGACGCGCAGCGTGGCACCTCGGGCAACCGGCTGTTCTACCTGTCCACCCCGGCCAACGCGTTCGAGCCGGTGATCAACGGGCTGGCCGGCGCCGGGCTCAACCAGCCGCGCGAGGGCTCCTTCGCCCGTCTGGTCATCGAGAAGCCGTACGGGCGGGATCTGGCCACCGCCCGCGAGCTGGACGCCGTCGTGCACAGCGCGTTCGACGAGCCGCAGGTCTTCCGGATCGACCATTACCTGGGCAAGGACACCGTCCAGAACGTGCTGGCGCTGCGCTTCGCCAACTCGATCTTCCAGCCCATCTGGGACCGTTCCTGGGTCGACCACGTGCAGATCACCGTGGCCGAGACGCTCGGCGTCGGCACCCGCGGCGGTTTCTACGAGCACGCCGGCGCGATGCGCGACATCGTGCAGAACCACGTGCTCCAGGTCCTCGCCCTGGCCCTGATGGAGCCGCCCGCGTCGTTCGGCGCCGAGGGCCTGCGCAACGAGAAGGTGAAGCTGCTGCAGGCGATCCGGCTCCCCACCGACCGCGACATCGCCGAGGCGGCGGTCCGCGGGCAGTACACCCGGGGTGGCACCCGCGAGGAGCTGATGGCCGGCTACCGCGAGGAGGTCGGCGTCGACCCGCTGTCGCGCACGGAGACGTACGCGGCGATGCGCCTGAACGTGGACAACTGGCGCTGGGCGGGTGTGCCGTTCTACGTGCGCACCGGTAAGCGCCTGCCGGCCCGGCTCACCGAGGTGGCCCTGCAGTTCCAGCGGCCGCCGCACCTGCCGATCCCGAACGACCAGCTCACCGGGCTGGAGGCGGACGCGCTGATCCTGCGGATCCAGCCCAACGAGGGCATCTCGCTGCGCTTCGGCGCCAAGGTGCCGGGTCACTCGTTCCGGGTGCGCACGGCCAGCATGGACTTCTCATACGAGTCGACGTTCGCCGAGGAGTCCCCGGAGGCGTACGAGCGGCTGCTGCTGGACGCGCTCATCGGTGACGCGTCGCTGTTCATCCGCAGCGACGAGGTGCAGCAGTGCTGGCGGATCGTCGACCCGATCATCGAGCACTGGGAGAAGGACAACTCGCCGATACCGACGTACGAGGCGGCGTCCTGGGGCCCGACCGACGCGGACCGGCTGATCGGCCGCCACGGCCGCAAGTGGCGAAACGCGACCTGA
- a CDS encoding STAS domain-containing protein produces MQVSVAHHPPNTAVLVLRGSLDIDTAPALKANLGRLVERPTPRVVVDVSGLDFCDSMGVGVLVTAHGRATERGGWVRLAAPSGFLRRLFDTLGLSDYLPMFPDVATALKED; encoded by the coding sequence ATGCAGGTATCGGTCGCCCATCATCCACCGAACACGGCCGTTCTCGTCCTGCGCGGCTCGCTCGACATCGACACCGCGCCCGCCCTCAAGGCCAATCTCGGCCGCCTCGTCGAGCGGCCCACCCCGCGCGTCGTGGTGGACGTCTCCGGCCTCGACTTCTGTGACTCGATGGGCGTCGGGGTGCTGGTCACCGCGCACGGCCGCGCCACCGAACGCGGCGGCTGGGTCCGCCTGGCCGCGCCCTCCGGTTTCCTGAGACGTCTCTTCGACACCCTCGGGCTCAGCGATTACCTGCCGATGTTCCCGGACGTCGCGACCGCCCTGAAGGAGGACTAG
- a CDS encoding ROK family protein, with protein MDQAETVRTPASWVVVGLDNGGTCNNATVLDATGQFLVSNLVENPSRVLDGPESAVDSLAAAFTGILELTSTPLSLVRAVGLDTPGPASAHGVISSKGATNFNQVSWHGFDIRGALEARLGLPVIYNNDANAAALYAHHRHFGTSALEKSSVSAIVGTGLGGGVVEKGKVIRGAAGMAGELGHVQIPLLGVLEEDQFVPECNCGFAGDVESIASLTGIKKNLLPYWLGRFPDHPLASEPVDRAAKMLRGLGEKDDPLAVAVFTQQAKAIGKLFTIAANFTDPDAYFLGGGVVEAAPHFRQWFLNTVRENTQLRDEQARAATFALVPDLDMAGARGAAVAALDAVAAGTR; from the coding sequence GTGGATCAGGCTGAAACCGTACGCACCCCGGCGTCCTGGGTCGTCGTAGGACTCGACAACGGCGGCACCTGCAACAACGCCACCGTCCTGGACGCGACCGGGCAGTTCCTCGTCAGCAATCTGGTGGAGAACCCGAGCCGCGTGCTCGACGGCCCGGAGTCGGCCGTCGACTCCCTCGCCGCCGCGTTCACCGGGATCCTGGAGCTGACCAGCACCCCGCTGTCCCTGGTCCGCGCGGTCGGCCTGGACACCCCCGGCCCGGCCAGCGCACACGGCGTGATCTCGTCCAAGGGCGCCACCAACTTCAACCAGGTGTCCTGGCACGGTTTCGACATCCGCGGCGCCCTGGAGGCCCGGCTCGGGCTGCCGGTCATCTACAACAACGACGCCAACGCCGCCGCGCTCTACGCGCACCACCGGCACTTCGGCACGTCCGCGCTGGAGAAGTCCTCGGTGTCCGCCATCGTCGGCACCGGCCTCGGCGGCGGCGTCGTCGAGAAGGGCAAGGTCATCCGCGGCGCGGCCGGGATGGCCGGCGAGCTCGGGCACGTGCAGATCCCGCTGCTCGGCGTCCTCGAGGAGGACCAGTTCGTCCCGGAGTGCAACTGCGGCTTCGCCGGCGACGTGGAGAGCATCGCCTCGCTCACCGGCATCAAGAAGAACCTGCTGCCGTACTGGCTGGGACGCTTCCCGGACCACCCGCTGGCGAGCGAGCCGGTCGACCGGGCGGCGAAGATGCTGCGCGGGCTGGGGGAGAAGGACGACCCGCTGGCCGTGGCGGTCTTCACCCAGCAGGCCAAGGCGATCGGCAAACTGTTCACCATCGCGGCGAACTTCACCGACCCGGACGCCTACTTCCTCGGCGGGGGAGTGGTGGAGGCCGCGCCGCACTTCCGCCAGTGGTTCCTGAACACCGTGCGGGAGAACACCCAGCTGCGCGACGAGCAGGCCCGGGCCGCGACCTTCGCCCTGGTGCCGGACCTGGACATGGCCGGCGCCCGGGGCGCCGCGGTGGCCGCCCTGGACGCGGTGGCGGCCGGGACCCGCTAG
- a CDS encoding DUF1800 domain-containing protein, with protein MTRRTVLAGTIATVALTATGLGVSSPASAAADVKLVSDDPIAHLLRRATFGATPQSLAEARKLGVAGWLDRQFAPAKIDDALCDKVLARLPLANAPAATVRAKLPVHSYEAFGQLGRAAIARAAWSNRQLFESAVAFWANHLHIAAPSSGVWDTRGDYDAQVLRKHAFGKFADMLKASARHPAMLTYLDQRSSTKAHPNENYARELMELHTVGMVYSEKDVLAAARLLTGMTVGKSGGYVYDASRHATGAVDILGFQHANTATDGEAAALAFLDHLARHRATATRIATKLCVRFVADEVPASLVERLADVYLKNDTAIVPVLRALFTSPEFAASVGRKTRTPFEDLVATVRTLGLQPDAAGVKSLDALYNNLVDAGNAPFRWSPPNGFPDVAAVWASPSAFLMRCNLHLNLATGWYPKQLTRPADLLKSLVPVLPATYGALVDALAVRLTGNKLPANHTAAVLSVAGKVPTSPLTAKDKSLAGAAPYLIALVLDSPSFALR; from the coding sequence ATGACGCGCCGTACCGTGCTCGCCGGGACCATCGCCACCGTGGCTCTGACCGCAACCGGTCTGGGGGTCTCCTCGCCCGCGTCGGCGGCCGCCGACGTCAAGCTGGTCAGCGACGACCCGATCGCGCACCTGCTGCGCCGCGCCACCTTCGGCGCCACCCCGCAGTCGCTGGCCGAGGCCCGCAAGCTCGGCGTGGCCGGCTGGCTGGACCGGCAGTTCGCGCCGGCGAAGATCGACGACGCGCTCTGCGACAAGGTCCTCGCCCGCCTGCCGCTGGCGAACGCCCCGGCCGCCACCGTGCGGGCGAAACTGCCGGTGCACTCCTACGAGGCGTTCGGGCAGCTGGGCCGGGCCGCGATCGCCCGGGCGGCGTGGAGCAACCGGCAGCTGTTCGAGTCGGCGGTCGCGTTCTGGGCCAACCACCTGCACATCGCCGCGCCCTCCAGCGGCGTCTGGGACACCCGCGGCGACTACGACGCGCAGGTGCTGCGCAAACACGCGTTCGGCAAGTTCGCCGACATGCTCAAGGCCAGCGCCCGGCACCCGGCCATGCTGACCTACCTGGACCAGCGCTCGTCGACCAAGGCGCACCCGAACGAGAACTACGCCCGCGAGCTGATGGAGCTGCACACCGTCGGCATGGTCTACAGCGAGAAGGACGTGCTGGCCGCGGCCCGGCTGCTCACCGGCATGACGGTCGGCAAGTCCGGCGGCTACGTCTACGACGCCTCCCGGCACGCCACCGGCGCGGTCGACATCCTCGGCTTCCAGCACGCCAACACCGCCACCGACGGTGAGGCCGCCGCGCTCGCCTTCCTCGACCACCTGGCCCGGCACCGCGCCACCGCGACGCGGATCGCCACCAAGCTGTGTGTCCGCTTCGTCGCCGACGAGGTGCCGGCGTCGCTGGTCGAGCGGCTCGCGGACGTCTACCTGAAGAACGACACCGCGATCGTCCCGGTGCTGCGCGCCCTGTTCACCTCGCCGGAGTTCGCCGCCTCGGTGGGCCGCAAGACCCGTACGCCGTTCGAGGACCTGGTCGCCACGGTCCGCACCCTCGGCCTGCAGCCCGACGCGGCCGGGGTGAAGTCGCTCGACGCCCTCTACAACAACCTGGTCGACGCCGGCAACGCGCCGTTCCGCTGGAGCCCGCCGAACGGCTTTCCCGATGTGGCCGCCGTCTGGGCCTCCCCGTCGGCGTTCCTGATGCGCTGCAACCTGCACCTGAACCTGGCCACCGGCTGGTACCCGAAGCAGCTCACCCGCCCGGCTGACCTGCTGAAATCGCTGGTCCCGGTGCTGCCGGCCACCTACGGCGCGCTCGTCGACGCGCTGGCCGTACGGCTGACCGGCAACAAACTGCCGGCGAACCACACCGCGGCGGTGCTCAGTGTCGCGGGCAAGGTGCCGACCAGTCCTCTGACCGCCAAGGACAAGTCGCTCGCCGGCGCCGCGCCGTACCTGATCGCACTCGTCCTGGACTCGCCGTCTTTCGCATTGAGGTGA
- a CDS encoding DUF1501 domain-containing protein, producing MTTRRSILAGACAGLATATLSTRLAYAAGGYTGDTLVVVSLRGGFDGLSAIAPIGDPDYYKARPSIALPKARVIAGDGTFGLHPALAPLLPHWKAGRLAAVHAVGHPDPTRSHFAAMEAMENAAPGTSIRSGWLDRMLGLTGATGPLAGVSVGKAMPARLFAGPTGDMSMSAIDDVTLAGDGKRPMAAALRAMYADAPAHLAAPAQAADRALAATSKVAATAYRPAAEYPDTELAAALRDVARLIKAKAGLVTAAVDSGDWDMHEGLGAAVAGQRMYDNLTEFAQAMAAFVTDLGPDAMKNVTVLTISEFGRRVAENGSHGTDHGHGNAMLLLGGGVRGGKVYTNWPGLSPGALVAGDLAATTDYRAVIGEILQKRCGLGALDSVFPGIKPSAFHLVTAR from the coding sequence ATGACGACCCGTCGTAGCATCCTCGCGGGCGCCTGCGCTGGACTCGCCACCGCCACGCTGAGCACCCGGCTCGCCTATGCCGCCGGCGGCTACACCGGGGACACCCTGGTGGTGGTCTCGCTGCGCGGCGGGTTCGACGGGCTGTCCGCGATCGCCCCGATCGGCGACCCGGACTACTACAAGGCGCGGCCGTCGATCGCCCTGCCCAAGGCGCGGGTGATCGCCGGCGACGGCACCTTCGGTCTGCACCCCGCCCTCGCGCCGCTGCTGCCGCACTGGAAGGCCGGCCGGCTCGCCGCGGTGCACGCGGTCGGGCACCCGGACCCGACGCGGTCGCACTTCGCCGCCATGGAGGCGATGGAGAACGCGGCGCCCGGCACGTCGATCCGCAGCGGCTGGCTGGACCGCATGCTCGGCCTGACCGGCGCCACCGGCCCGCTCGCCGGCGTCTCGGTGGGCAAGGCCATGCCGGCCCGGCTCTTCGCCGGCCCGACCGGTGACATGTCGATGAGCGCCATCGACGACGTCACCCTGGCCGGCGACGGCAAGCGCCCGATGGCCGCCGCGCTGCGGGCCATGTATGCCGACGCCCCCGCCCATCTCGCCGCCCCCGCACAGGCCGCCGACCGGGCGCTCGCCGCCACCAGCAAGGTCGCGGCCACCGCCTACCGGCCCGCGGCGGAGTACCCGGACACCGAGCTGGCCGCCGCGCTGCGTGACGTGGCCCGGCTGATCAAGGCGAAGGCCGGGCTGGTCACCGCGGCCGTGGACAGCGGCGACTGGGACATGCACGAGGGCCTCGGCGCCGCCGTGGCCGGCCAGCGCATGTACGACAACCTCACCGAGTTCGCCCAGGCCATGGCCGCCTTCGTCACCGACCTCGGCCCGGACGCCATGAAGAACGTCACCGTGCTGACGATCAGCGAGTTCGGCCGGCGGGTCGCCGAGAACGGCTCGCACGGCACCGACCACGGCCACGGCAACGCCATGCTGCTGCTCGGCGGCGGCGTCCGCGGCGGCAAGGTCTACACGAACTGGCCCGGGTTGTCGCCCGGCGCGCTGGTCGCCGGCGACCTCGCCGCCACCACCGACTATCGCGCGGTGATCGGGGAGATCCTGCAGAAGCGCTGCGGCCTGGGTGCTCTCGACTCGGTCTTCCCGGGCATCAAGCCGTCCGCTTTCCACCTGGTCACGGCGCGCTAA
- a CDS encoding FkbM family methyltransferase encodes MLISEVLPFIGEFRELVDVTPEAAGLSRHLGVPERFQQQRHSLAEAEKLELGPGSLLIALVSDETSELSAVLRQMKPGARALLLTAWPAAEPLPRGLLGPLADSCCQVAAALLIDEASRLGVHYALVVERVDVHLPEVPAADDDREARITELRQLAVKRARQLAKTRKQLAAIQASTSYKAGRVLVEGGKHPAKAVVSVPAGLARLWRERRAGVPVQPEPQPEPTPPIPKPKPKPPPPKPAPPQPRVVPIALPSASPDRAQAAARITMTAPARMLVPRKLAESGLAAYEPSAMACFLAALDVAGPGEVLDIGANVGIYAAVASALTNRRVRAFEPAPELAGVAQQVATDNSLGYTVESLALGAENGTATFYMSDSSDTSNSLAEGFRESSEQLQVTVETLDSYAARTGVVPAVMKVDTETTEPDVLAGGAATILEHRPWILCEVLAGRGEDRLAAVMAQFGYHWFHVTSEVPYQERTEIEGDRTYEHLMWLFTPEVPDERFWAAVRTRTVDLEQCTPS; translated from the coding sequence ATGCTCATCTCCGAAGTCCTACCGTTCATCGGTGAGTTCCGCGAACTCGTCGACGTCACCCCGGAGGCGGCCGGCCTGTCCCGGCACCTCGGCGTGCCCGAGCGGTTCCAGCAGCAGCGGCACAGCCTGGCCGAGGCGGAGAAACTCGAACTCGGCCCGGGCAGCCTGCTGATAGCGCTGGTGAGCGACGAGACCTCGGAGCTGTCCGCGGTGCTGCGGCAGATGAAGCCCGGCGCGCGCGCCCTGCTGCTGACTGCCTGGCCGGCGGCCGAGCCCCTGCCCCGCGGACTCCTCGGGCCGCTGGCCGACTCCTGCTGCCAGGTCGCGGCCGCCCTGCTGATCGACGAGGCGAGCCGGCTCGGCGTGCACTACGCGCTGGTCGTGGAGCGGGTCGACGTCCACCTGCCCGAGGTGCCGGCCGCCGACGACGACCGGGAAGCGCGGATCACCGAGCTTCGCCAGCTGGCCGTCAAACGGGCGCGTCAGCTCGCCAAGACCCGCAAGCAGCTCGCCGCCATCCAGGCCTCGACGTCGTACAAGGCCGGGCGGGTGCTGGTGGAGGGCGGCAAGCATCCTGCCAAGGCCGTGGTCAGCGTGCCGGCCGGGCTGGCCCGGCTGTGGCGCGAGCGCCGCGCCGGTGTCCCGGTCCAGCCGGAGCCCCAGCCCGAGCCGACCCCGCCGATCCCGAAGCCCAAGCCGAAACCGCCACCGCCGAAGCCCGCCCCGCCGCAGCCGCGGGTCGTCCCCATCGCGTTGCCGTCGGCCTCACCGGACCGGGCGCAGGCCGCCGCGCGGATCACCATGACCGCGCCGGCCCGCATGCTGGTCCCGCGCAAACTGGCCGAGTCCGGGCTCGCCGCCTACGAGCCGTCGGCCATGGCCTGCTTCCTGGCCGCGCTCGACGTCGCCGGCCCCGGCGAGGTGCTCGACATCGGGGCCAACGTGGGGATCTACGCCGCCGTGGCGAGCGCGCTGACCAACCGCAGGGTGCGGGCGTTCGAGCCGGCACCGGAACTGGCCGGGGTGGCCCAGCAGGTCGCCACCGACAACAGCCTCGGCTACACGGTCGAGTCGCTGGCGCTGGGCGCGGAGAACGGGACGGCCACCTTCTACATGTCCGACAGCTCGGACACGTCGAACTCGCTCGCCGAGGGCTTCCGCGAGTCGTCCGAGCAGCTGCAGGTCACGGTGGAGACGCTCGACTCGTACGCCGCACGCACCGGCGTCGTTCCGGCGGTCATGAAGGTCGACACCGAGACCACCGAGCCGGACGTGCTCGCCGGCGGCGCCGCGACCATCCTCGAGCACCGGCCGTGGATCCTGTGCGAGGTGCTGGCCGGCCGCGGCGAGGACCGGCTGGCCGCGGTGATGGCCCAGTTCGGCTACCACTGGTTCCACGTCACCTCCGAGGTGCCGTACCAGGAACGCACCGAGATCGAGGGCGACCGCACCTACGAGCACCTGATGTGGCTGTTCACGCCGGAGGTGCCGGACGAGCGGTTCTGGGCCGCGGTGCGTACCCGGACCGTCGACCTGGAGCAGTGCACGCCTTCCTGA
- the mmsB gene encoding multiple monosaccharide ABC transporter permease yields the protein MTVAPTNADLSVGGTGPSAPKPGKAGFKLGFDMKSSGIYIAFALIVLLFTVLTGGDMLQPQNISNIIVQNSYILVLAIGMILIIIAGHIDLSVGSVVAACGAFAAVMMVNWDLAWPIALIATLAFGALIGAWQGYWVAYFGIPAFIVTLAGMLLFRAITLMILGNQGIGPFPEEVRTLANGFTNGFLGNVGLGPLGGADLFSILVGLAVVVGIVVVQWRARAGRVRYQQAVDPMWLFVLKVAVPAVLVMFVIVQLARFRNLPWVLVLLAVLVVGYTLVTNRAVFGRQIYAVGGNLQAATLSGVKVKSVVFWLFVNMGVLSALAGIIFAGRLNQANPTAGNSFELDAIAAAFIGGAAVQGGVGKVVGAITGGLIMGVINNGMSLIGAQSEEVMLVKGAVLLAAVAFDVWSKRRTSAAR from the coding sequence GTGACGGTCGCACCCACCAACGCCGACCTTAGTGTCGGGGGCACCGGGCCGTCCGCGCCCAAGCCCGGCAAGGCCGGCTTCAAGCTGGGCTTCGACATGAAGTCGAGCGGCATCTACATCGCGTTCGCGCTGATCGTCCTGCTGTTCACGGTGCTGACCGGCGGCGACATGCTCCAGCCGCAGAACATCAGCAACATCATCGTCCAGAACTCGTACATCCTGGTTCTGGCGATCGGCATGATCCTGATCATCATCGCCGGGCACATCGACCTGTCGGTCGGCTCGGTGGTCGCCGCCTGTGGCGCGTTCGCCGCGGTCATGATGGTCAACTGGGACCTGGCCTGGCCGATCGCGCTGATCGCCACGCTGGCGTTCGGCGCGCTGATCGGGGCCTGGCAGGGCTACTGGGTGGCGTACTTCGGCATCCCCGCCTTCATCGTCACCCTGGCCGGCATGCTGCTGTTCCGCGCGATCACCCTGATGATCCTGGGCAACCAGGGCATCGGCCCGTTCCCGGAAGAGGTCCGCACCCTCGCGAACGGCTTCACCAACGGCTTCCTCGGCAACGTCGGCCTCGGCCCGCTCGGCGGCGCCGACCTGTTCAGCATCCTGGTCGGGCTGGCCGTGGTGGTCGGCATCGTGGTCGTGCAGTGGCGCGCCCGCGCCGGCCGGGTCCGCTACCAGCAGGCCGTCGACCCGATGTGGCTGTTCGTGCTGAAGGTCGCCGTCCCCGCCGTACTGGTCATGTTCGTGATCGTGCAGCTGGCCCGCTTCCGTAACCTGCCCTGGGTGCTGGTGCTGCTCGCGGTCCTGGTCGTCGGCTACACCCTGGTCACCAACCGGGCCGTCTTCGGCCGCCAGATCTACGCCGTCGGCGGCAACCTGCAGGCCGCGACGCTGTCCGGCGTCAAGGTCAAGTCCGTGGTGTTCTGGCTGTTCGTCAACATGGGCGTGCTCTCCGCCCTCGCCGGCATCATCTTCGCCGGCCGCCTCAACCAGGCCAACCCGACCGCCGGCAACAGCTTCGAGCTGGACGCCATCGCGGCCGCGTTCATCGGCGGCGCCGCCGTCCAGGGCGGTGTCGGCAAGGTCGTCGGCGCCATCACCGGCGGTCTGATCATGGGTGTCATCAACAACGGCATGAGCCTGATCGGCGCGCAGAGCGAAGAGGTCATGCTCGTCAAGGGCGCCGTCCTGCTCGCCGCGGTCGCCTTCGACGTCTGGTCCAAGCGCCGCACGTCGGCGGCTCGCTGA